A portion of the Leucoraja erinacea ecotype New England chromosome 9, Leri_hhj_1, whole genome shotgun sequence genome contains these proteins:
- the g2e3 gene encoding G2/M phase-specific E3 ubiquitin-protein ligase isoform X2 encodes MVAKDDIATRQAGGSGRWRSVPGRWRSAPEAGNLNLSAIKSNKEARAGGGGGGGAGDRSTTIQTAAMSSRRKSNAKINDVTKEKQQLQLNQNPSCAFCRRNDDCPEKFGEKMTYGGIMSSGLYQRGEENEGIYGFLAHDIKKEISRASRMKCRVCKINGASIGCAIRRCQKSFHFPCGVENQCIFQFTGQFESYCSQHKPVQKVPRAVRRSGGSFTCAVCLDSIDPCPSYDVLKSPCCKNTWFHRQCLQHQALSAGMFFFRCTICNNKDEFQKEMLRLGIHIPERDASWELEENAFQELLQRHHRCDARRCFCKDGREYAETEGKWTIILCKYCGSSGTHLACSLMASSLEDWECLECRDIIYKSEKLRKRTLSSEIKPTKRKFKDRPDSRHPPSKCPRLSGETQKEHKNRQIFSTRPLTSILKELRSQIKLNVISRIKVDRTNVWEGALKEMKGKVFSATDTLCIQYSDMAGKPQEVAHVTNPLYDFFNLLMHHLQNSTLFEGLTTSKNISLNSQALRLDWYYEAGRMIALSLVHGGPWPNFLSKTLFNCLAYGPDITEPTMEDVASFEVAQKVMKIKESSTLEELKQFVNENAEYLSIAGCLRPVWSLDDKELLLKDVLIFHVINRVCSPLERFCEGLKFLGVLEAIQTYPETFSERLCYKPHNFSAEIFGNLFSINFSTYRKSRIIPESKVVGFWRDYLADVEGGATKASFEGILTFATGANYIPPISFLPSPSITFLHKKGIIQNRFPAGQTSRNCLKLPMSKTYEEFKESMDFAICNTPGLKRK; translated from the exons GAAGTCCAACGCTAAAATTAACGATGTCACAAAGGAAAAACAGCAGCTGCAACTGAATCAAAATCCTT CCTGTGCATTTTGTCGACGGAATGATGACTGCCCTGAAAAATTTGGCGAGAAGATGACCTACGGTGGG ATTATGTCAAGTGGCTTATATCAGCGTGGGGAAGAGAATGAAGGAATTTATGGATTTCTGGCTCATGATATCAAAAAGGAAATTTCTAGAGCCTCAAGGATG AAATGTAGGGTGTGCAAGATAAATGGAGCCTCCATAGGCTGTGCCATTAGGAGATGTCAGAAGAGCTTTCATTTTCCTTGTGGTGTGGAGAATCAATGTATTTTCCAGTTTACTGGACAGTTTGA GTCTTACTGTTCGCAACATAAACCTGTGCAAAAGGTACCCCGTGCCGTCAGAAGGTCAGGAGGTTCCTTCacatgtgctgtctgtttggattcTATTGACCCATGTCCTTCTTACGATGTCTTGAAAAGTCCTTGTTGTAAAAATACGTGGTTTCACAGACAATGTTTGCAG CATCAAGCACTGAGTGCTGGAATGTTCTTCTTCAGGTGCACTATTTGTAATAATAAGGATGAATTCCAAAAGGAAATGTTGCGACTGGGGATCCATATACCAGAAAG AGATGCCTCCTGGGAACTTGAAGAAAATGCATTTCAGGAACTATTGCAGCGTCATCACCGATGTGACGCAAGAAGATGTTTCTGTAAGGATGGACGAGAATACGCAGAAACTGAAGG gaaaTGGACCATTATCCTATGTAAGTACTGTGGTTCCAGTGGGACTCATCTGGCCTGTTCATTGATGGCAAGCAGTTTGGAAGACTGGGAATGTCTTGAATGCAGAGACATTATATACAAATCAG aGAAATTAAGGAAAAGAACCCTAAGTTCTGAGATAAAACCAACAAAACGTAAATTTAAAGACCGTCCGGATTCACGCCATCCACCTTCTAAGTGCCCAAGGTTATCAGGTGAAACTCAGAAAGAACACAAAAATAG ACAGATTTTTTCAACAAGACCACTTACAAGCATTTTGAAAGAACTAAGGTCACAAATCAAATTGAATGTCATCTCAAGAATCAAGGTTGACAGAACAAATGTATGGGAAGGAGCTCTGAAAGAAATGAAAGGGAAAGTATTCAGTGCTACTGACACACTTTGCATTCAATATTCAGATATGGCTGGCAAGCCTCAAGAAGTTGCTCATGTGACAAATCccctttatgatttttttaatttgctcaTGCATCATCTTCAGAATTCAACTCTATTTGAAGGTCTGACTACCTCAAAGAATATATCTCTCAATTCTCAAG ctcTTAGGTTGGACTGGTATTATGAGGCTGGACGAATGATTGCACTATCCTTAGTCCATGGGGGTCCATGGCCAAACTTCTTATCCAAAACACTATTTAACTGTCTGGCTTATGGACCAGATATAACTGAACCGACTATGGAAGATGTGGCTTCATTTGAGGTGGCACAAAAGGTCATGAAG ATAAAAGAATCGTCAACATTGGAGGAGTTGAAACAATTTGTCAATGAGAATGCTGAGTACCTTTCAATCGCTGGGTGTTTAAGACCAGTATGGTCACTGGATGACAAGGAATTACTGTTGAAAGATGTGCTGATCTTCCACGTAATAAATCGAGTTTGCTCACCGTTAGAAAG GTTTTGTGAAGGATTGAAATTTCTTGGTGTGTTGGAGGCCATTCAAACGTACCCAGAAACATTCTCTGAACGGTTGTGTTACAAACCACATAACTTTTCTGCTGAGATATTTGGGAACCTGTTCTCAATCAACTTCTCAACATATAGAAAGAGCAGGAtaattccagaatctaaagtggTCGGTTTCTGGAGGGATTATTTGGCAGATGTTGAAG gtGGAGCAACTAAAGCTTCTTTTGAAGGAATCTTGACTTTTGCAACTGGCGCAAATTATATTCCACCCATCAGTTTTCTTCCCAGTCCAtcaattacatttttgcataaaaaaggcataatacagaacagatttcCAGCAGGACAAACGTCCCGCAATTGTTTGAAGTTACCAATGTCaaaaacatatgaggaatttaaagAAAGCATGGATTTTGCCATTTGTAACACACCAGGATTAAAAAGAAAGTAA
- the g2e3 gene encoding G2/M phase-specific E3 ubiquitin-protein ligase isoform X3: MSSGLYQRGEENEGIYGFLAHDIKKEISRASRMKCRVCKINGASIGCAIRRCQKSFHFPCGVENQCIFQFTGQFESYCSQHKPVQKVPRAVRRSGGSFTCAVCLDSIDPCPSYDVLKSPCCKNTWFHRQCLQHQALSAGMFFFRCTICNNKDEFQKEMLRLGIHIPERDASWELEENAFQELLQRHHRCDARRCFCKDGREYAETEGKWTIILCKYCGSSGTHLACSLMASSLEDWECLECRDIIYKSEKLRKRTLSSEIKPTKRKFKDRPDSRHPPSKCPRLSGETQKEHKNRQIFSTRPLTSILKELRSQIKLNVISRIKVDRTNVWEGALKEMKGKVFSATDTLCIQYSDMAGKPQEVAHVTNPLYDFFNLLMHHLQNSTLFEGLTTSKNISLNSQALRLDWYYEAGRMIALSLVHGGPWPNFLSKTLFNCLAYGPDITEPTMEDVASFEVAQKVMKIKESSTLEELKQFVNENAEYLSIAGCLRPVWSLDDKELLLKDVLIFHVINRVCSPLERFCEGLKFLGVLEAIQTYPETFSERLCYKPHNFSAEIFGNLFSINFSTYRKSRIIPESKVVGFWRDYLADVEGGATKASFEGILTFATGANYIPPISFLPSPSITFLHKKGIIQNRFPAGQTSRNCLKLPMSKTYEEFKESMDFAICNTPGLKRK, encoded by the exons ATGTCAAGTGGCTTATATCAGCGTGGGGAAGAGAATGAAGGAATTTATGGATTTCTGGCTCATGATATCAAAAAGGAAATTTCTAGAGCCTCAAGGATG AAATGTAGGGTGTGCAAGATAAATGGAGCCTCCATAGGCTGTGCCATTAGGAGATGTCAGAAGAGCTTTCATTTTCCTTGTGGTGTGGAGAATCAATGTATTTTCCAGTTTACTGGACAGTTTGA GTCTTACTGTTCGCAACATAAACCTGTGCAAAAGGTACCCCGTGCCGTCAGAAGGTCAGGAGGTTCCTTCacatgtgctgtctgtttggattcTATTGACCCATGTCCTTCTTACGATGTCTTGAAAAGTCCTTGTTGTAAAAATACGTGGTTTCACAGACAATGTTTGCAG CATCAAGCACTGAGTGCTGGAATGTTCTTCTTCAGGTGCACTATTTGTAATAATAAGGATGAATTCCAAAAGGAAATGTTGCGACTGGGGATCCATATACCAGAAAG AGATGCCTCCTGGGAACTTGAAGAAAATGCATTTCAGGAACTATTGCAGCGTCATCACCGATGTGACGCAAGAAGATGTTTCTGTAAGGATGGACGAGAATACGCAGAAACTGAAGG gaaaTGGACCATTATCCTATGTAAGTACTGTGGTTCCAGTGGGACTCATCTGGCCTGTTCATTGATGGCAAGCAGTTTGGAAGACTGGGAATGTCTTGAATGCAGAGACATTATATACAAATCAG aGAAATTAAGGAAAAGAACCCTAAGTTCTGAGATAAAACCAACAAAACGTAAATTTAAAGACCGTCCGGATTCACGCCATCCACCTTCTAAGTGCCCAAGGTTATCAGGTGAAACTCAGAAAGAACACAAAAATAG ACAGATTTTTTCAACAAGACCACTTACAAGCATTTTGAAAGAACTAAGGTCACAAATCAAATTGAATGTCATCTCAAGAATCAAGGTTGACAGAACAAATGTATGGGAAGGAGCTCTGAAAGAAATGAAAGGGAAAGTATTCAGTGCTACTGACACACTTTGCATTCAATATTCAGATATGGCTGGCAAGCCTCAAGAAGTTGCTCATGTGACAAATCccctttatgatttttttaatttgctcaTGCATCATCTTCAGAATTCAACTCTATTTGAAGGTCTGACTACCTCAAAGAATATATCTCTCAATTCTCAAG ctcTTAGGTTGGACTGGTATTATGAGGCTGGACGAATGATTGCACTATCCTTAGTCCATGGGGGTCCATGGCCAAACTTCTTATCCAAAACACTATTTAACTGTCTGGCTTATGGACCAGATATAACTGAACCGACTATGGAAGATGTGGCTTCATTTGAGGTGGCACAAAAGGTCATGAAG ATAAAAGAATCGTCAACATTGGAGGAGTTGAAACAATTTGTCAATGAGAATGCTGAGTACCTTTCAATCGCTGGGTGTTTAAGACCAGTATGGTCACTGGATGACAAGGAATTACTGTTGAAAGATGTGCTGATCTTCCACGTAATAAATCGAGTTTGCTCACCGTTAGAAAG GTTTTGTGAAGGATTGAAATTTCTTGGTGTGTTGGAGGCCATTCAAACGTACCCAGAAACATTCTCTGAACGGTTGTGTTACAAACCACATAACTTTTCTGCTGAGATATTTGGGAACCTGTTCTCAATCAACTTCTCAACATATAGAAAGAGCAGGAtaattccagaatctaaagtggTCGGTTTCTGGAGGGATTATTTGGCAGATGTTGAAG gtGGAGCAACTAAAGCTTCTTTTGAAGGAATCTTGACTTTTGCAACTGGCGCAAATTATATTCCACCCATCAGTTTTCTTCCCAGTCCAtcaattacatttttgcataaaaaaggcataatacagaacagatttcCAGCAGGACAAACGTCCCGCAATTGTTTGAAGTTACCAATGTCaaaaacatatgaggaatttaaagAAAGCATGGATTTTGCCATTTGTAACACACCAGGATTAAAAAGAAAGTAA
- the g2e3 gene encoding G2/M phase-specific E3 ubiquitin-protein ligase isoform X1 has product MVAKDDIATRQAGGSGRWRSVPGRWRSAPEAGNLNLSAIKSNKEARAGGGGGGGAGDRSTTIQTAAMSSRRKSNAKINDVTKEKQQLQLNQNPSCAFCRRNDDCPEKFGEKMTYGGVTLHYYCLIMSSGLYQRGEENEGIYGFLAHDIKKEISRASRMKCRVCKINGASIGCAIRRCQKSFHFPCGVENQCIFQFTGQFESYCSQHKPVQKVPRAVRRSGGSFTCAVCLDSIDPCPSYDVLKSPCCKNTWFHRQCLQHQALSAGMFFFRCTICNNKDEFQKEMLRLGIHIPERDASWELEENAFQELLQRHHRCDARRCFCKDGREYAETEGKWTIILCKYCGSSGTHLACSLMASSLEDWECLECRDIIYKSEKLRKRTLSSEIKPTKRKFKDRPDSRHPPSKCPRLSGETQKEHKNRQIFSTRPLTSILKELRSQIKLNVISRIKVDRTNVWEGALKEMKGKVFSATDTLCIQYSDMAGKPQEVAHVTNPLYDFFNLLMHHLQNSTLFEGLTTSKNISLNSQALRLDWYYEAGRMIALSLVHGGPWPNFLSKTLFNCLAYGPDITEPTMEDVASFEVAQKVMKIKESSTLEELKQFVNENAEYLSIAGCLRPVWSLDDKELLLKDVLIFHVINRVCSPLERFCEGLKFLGVLEAIQTYPETFSERLCYKPHNFSAEIFGNLFSINFSTYRKSRIIPESKVVGFWRDYLADVEGGATKASFEGILTFATGANYIPPISFLPSPSITFLHKKGIIQNRFPAGQTSRNCLKLPMSKTYEEFKESMDFAICNTPGLKRK; this is encoded by the exons GAAGTCCAACGCTAAAATTAACGATGTCACAAAGGAAAAACAGCAGCTGCAACTGAATCAAAATCCTT CCTGTGCATTTTGTCGACGGAATGATGACTGCCCTGAAAAATTTGGCGAGAAGATGACCTACGGTGGGGTAACACTGCATTACTACTGTTTA ATTATGTCAAGTGGCTTATATCAGCGTGGGGAAGAGAATGAAGGAATTTATGGATTTCTGGCTCATGATATCAAAAAGGAAATTTCTAGAGCCTCAAGGATG AAATGTAGGGTGTGCAAGATAAATGGAGCCTCCATAGGCTGTGCCATTAGGAGATGTCAGAAGAGCTTTCATTTTCCTTGTGGTGTGGAGAATCAATGTATTTTCCAGTTTACTGGACAGTTTGA GTCTTACTGTTCGCAACATAAACCTGTGCAAAAGGTACCCCGTGCCGTCAGAAGGTCAGGAGGTTCCTTCacatgtgctgtctgtttggattcTATTGACCCATGTCCTTCTTACGATGTCTTGAAAAGTCCTTGTTGTAAAAATACGTGGTTTCACAGACAATGTTTGCAG CATCAAGCACTGAGTGCTGGAATGTTCTTCTTCAGGTGCACTATTTGTAATAATAAGGATGAATTCCAAAAGGAAATGTTGCGACTGGGGATCCATATACCAGAAAG AGATGCCTCCTGGGAACTTGAAGAAAATGCATTTCAGGAACTATTGCAGCGTCATCACCGATGTGACGCAAGAAGATGTTTCTGTAAGGATGGACGAGAATACGCAGAAACTGAAGG gaaaTGGACCATTATCCTATGTAAGTACTGTGGTTCCAGTGGGACTCATCTGGCCTGTTCATTGATGGCAAGCAGTTTGGAAGACTGGGAATGTCTTGAATGCAGAGACATTATATACAAATCAG aGAAATTAAGGAAAAGAACCCTAAGTTCTGAGATAAAACCAACAAAACGTAAATTTAAAGACCGTCCGGATTCACGCCATCCACCTTCTAAGTGCCCAAGGTTATCAGGTGAAACTCAGAAAGAACACAAAAATAG ACAGATTTTTTCAACAAGACCACTTACAAGCATTTTGAAAGAACTAAGGTCACAAATCAAATTGAATGTCATCTCAAGAATCAAGGTTGACAGAACAAATGTATGGGAAGGAGCTCTGAAAGAAATGAAAGGGAAAGTATTCAGTGCTACTGACACACTTTGCATTCAATATTCAGATATGGCTGGCAAGCCTCAAGAAGTTGCTCATGTGACAAATCccctttatgatttttttaatttgctcaTGCATCATCTTCAGAATTCAACTCTATTTGAAGGTCTGACTACCTCAAAGAATATATCTCTCAATTCTCAAG ctcTTAGGTTGGACTGGTATTATGAGGCTGGACGAATGATTGCACTATCCTTAGTCCATGGGGGTCCATGGCCAAACTTCTTATCCAAAACACTATTTAACTGTCTGGCTTATGGACCAGATATAACTGAACCGACTATGGAAGATGTGGCTTCATTTGAGGTGGCACAAAAGGTCATGAAG ATAAAAGAATCGTCAACATTGGAGGAGTTGAAACAATTTGTCAATGAGAATGCTGAGTACCTTTCAATCGCTGGGTGTTTAAGACCAGTATGGTCACTGGATGACAAGGAATTACTGTTGAAAGATGTGCTGATCTTCCACGTAATAAATCGAGTTTGCTCACCGTTAGAAAG GTTTTGTGAAGGATTGAAATTTCTTGGTGTGTTGGAGGCCATTCAAACGTACCCAGAAACATTCTCTGAACGGTTGTGTTACAAACCACATAACTTTTCTGCTGAGATATTTGGGAACCTGTTCTCAATCAACTTCTCAACATATAGAAAGAGCAGGAtaattccagaatctaaagtggTCGGTTTCTGGAGGGATTATTTGGCAGATGTTGAAG gtGGAGCAACTAAAGCTTCTTTTGAAGGAATCTTGACTTTTGCAACTGGCGCAAATTATATTCCACCCATCAGTTTTCTTCCCAGTCCAtcaattacatttttgcataaaaaaggcataatacagaacagatttcCAGCAGGACAAACGTCCCGCAATTGTTTGAAGTTACCAATGTCaaaaacatatgaggaatttaaagAAAGCATGGATTTTGCCATTTGTAACACACCAGGATTAAAAAGAAAGTAA